The following are encoded in a window of Carettochelys insculpta isolate YL-2023 chromosome 30, ASM3395843v1, whole genome shotgun sequence genomic DNA:
- the ERF gene encoding ETS domain-containing transcription factor ERF isoform X1 — MKTPADAGFAFPDWAYKPESSPGSRQIQLWHFILELLRKEEYHDVIAWQGDYGEFVIKDPDEVARLWGVRKCKPQMNYDKLSRALRYYYNKRILHKTKGKRFTYKFNFNKLVLVNYPFIDVGMAGGPVPQSAPPVPSGGSHFRFPPSTPSDALSPGAEELRSPGIFSAVARRLARGSVSDCSDATSATSELEEPLGEEGRRAGGPGEGPGFRGPPLPAHSRLGHEGLFRAYPRPRGPEPLSPFPVSPMAGPGALLPPQLSPALPLTPTHVNYTPSPTLSPMYPSGSHFSFNPEDMKRYLQAHTQSVYNYHLSPRAFLHYPHILVPQPQRPEKPPPPEEPPEPFKFKLQPPPLGRRNRDKVLAPPGEGAAPEPRVPCIKVEPISEGESEEEEEVTVEVTDVSEEDEEVFKAPPAPPEKCEEPLAAPAPRQGEESSQCIPLKLRFKRRWSEDQRLEAGGGGSPEEADDKKAKGEGAGTLAGVGRRVSTDLPHATAQLSLENRDS, encoded by the exons ATGAAGACCCCGGCGGACGCAG GGTTCGCCTTCCCCGACTGGGCCTACAAGCCCGAGTCCAGCCCTGGCTCGCGGCAgatccagctgtggcacttcatcCTGGAGCTGCTGCGCAAGGAAGAGTACCATGATGTGATTGCCTGGCAGGGCGACTACGGCGAGTTCGTCATCAAGGACCCCGACGAGGTGGCCCGGCTGTGGGGTGTCCGCAAGTGCAAGCCCCAAATGAACTACGACAAGCTGAGCCGGGCgctgag gTACTACTACAACAAGCGAATCTTGCACAAAACCAAAGGCAAACGATTCACCTACAAGTTCAACTTCAACAAGCTGGTGCTGGTGAACTACCCTTTCATTGATGTGGGCATGGCAG GCGGCCCTGTGCCCCAGAGCGCCCCACCTGTGCCCTCAGGCGGCTCCCACTTCCGCTTCCCCCCCTCCACACCGTCAGATGCGTTGtcacctggggcagaggagctgcgCTCGCCAGGCATCTTCTCAGCCGTGGCCCGGCGCCTGGCTCGTGGCTCTGTCAGTGACTGCAGTGATGCCACCTCGGCCACCtcggagctggaggagccactgggcgAGGAGgggcgccgggccggggggccgggggaggggcctggctttCGTGGGCCACCCCTGCCCGCCCACTCTCGGCTGGGTCACGAGGGTCTCTTCCGTGCCTACCCCCGGCCCCGTGGGCCTGAGCCCCTCAGCCCCTTCCCTGTGTCCCCCATGGCCGGCCCTGGtgctctgctgcccccccagctctcgCCTGCCCTGCCTCTCACCCCCACCCATGTGAACTACACCCCCTCACCCACCCTGAGCCCCATGTACCCCAGTGGCTCCCACTTCTCCTTCAACCCTGAGGACATGAAGCGGTACCTGCAAGCGCACACCCAGAGTGTTTACAACTACCACCTAAGCCCTCGGGCCTTCCTCCACTACCCGCACATCCtcgtgccccagccccagcgccctgAGAAGCCTCCCCCACCTGAAGAGCCCCCCGAACCCTTCAAATTCAAGCTGCAGCCTCCCCCCCTGGGCCGGCGCAACCGAGACAAGGTGCTGGCGccccctggggaaggggctgccccGGAGCCCCGGGTGCCGTGCATCAAGGTGGAGCCCATCTCGGAGGGGGagtcggaggaggaggaggaggtgacgGTGGAGGTGACGGACGTCAGCGAGGAAGACGAGGAGGTGTTCaaggctccccctgctcctcccgaGAAGTGTGAGGAGCCTTTGGCAGCCCCGGCCCCCCGCCAAGGTGAGGAGAGCAGCCAGTGCATCCCCCTTAAGCTGCGCTTCAAGCGGCGCTGGAGTGAGGACCAGCGGCTGGAggcaggcggggggggcagccctgAGGAGGCAGATGACAAGAAGgcgaagggggagggggcaggcacccTGGCCGGTGTGGGGCGGCGCGTCAGCACCGACCTGCCTCATGCCACGGCCCAGCTCTCGCTGGAGAACAGGGACTCGTAG
- the ERF gene encoding ETS domain-containing transcription factor ERF isoform X2 — MNYDKLSRALRYYYNKRILHKTKGKRFTYKFNFNKLVLVNYPFIDVGMAGGPVPQSAPPVPSGGSHFRFPPSTPSDALSPGAEELRSPGIFSAVARRLARGSVSDCSDATSATSELEEPLGEEGRRAGGPGEGPGFRGPPLPAHSRLGHEGLFRAYPRPRGPEPLSPFPVSPMAGPGALLPPQLSPALPLTPTHVNYTPSPTLSPMYPSGSHFSFNPEDMKRYLQAHTQSVYNYHLSPRAFLHYPHILVPQPQRPEKPPPPEEPPEPFKFKLQPPPLGRRNRDKVLAPPGEGAAPEPRVPCIKVEPISEGESEEEEEVTVEVTDVSEEDEEVFKAPPAPPEKCEEPLAAPAPRQGEESSQCIPLKLRFKRRWSEDQRLEAGGGGSPEEADDKKAKGEGAGTLAGVGRRVSTDLPHATAQLSLENRDS; from the exons ATGAACTACGACAAGCTGAGCCGGGCgctgag gTACTACTACAACAAGCGAATCTTGCACAAAACCAAAGGCAAACGATTCACCTACAAGTTCAACTTCAACAAGCTGGTGCTGGTGAACTACCCTTTCATTGATGTGGGCATGGCAG GCGGCCCTGTGCCCCAGAGCGCCCCACCTGTGCCCTCAGGCGGCTCCCACTTCCGCTTCCCCCCCTCCACACCGTCAGATGCGTTGtcacctggggcagaggagctgcgCTCGCCAGGCATCTTCTCAGCCGTGGCCCGGCGCCTGGCTCGTGGCTCTGTCAGTGACTGCAGTGATGCCACCTCGGCCACCtcggagctggaggagccactgggcgAGGAGgggcgccgggccggggggccgggggaggggcctggctttCGTGGGCCACCCCTGCCCGCCCACTCTCGGCTGGGTCACGAGGGTCTCTTCCGTGCCTACCCCCGGCCCCGTGGGCCTGAGCCCCTCAGCCCCTTCCCTGTGTCCCCCATGGCCGGCCCTGGtgctctgctgcccccccagctctcgCCTGCCCTGCCTCTCACCCCCACCCATGTGAACTACACCCCCTCACCCACCCTGAGCCCCATGTACCCCAGTGGCTCCCACTTCTCCTTCAACCCTGAGGACATGAAGCGGTACCTGCAAGCGCACACCCAGAGTGTTTACAACTACCACCTAAGCCCTCGGGCCTTCCTCCACTACCCGCACATCCtcgtgccccagccccagcgccctgAGAAGCCTCCCCCACCTGAAGAGCCCCCCGAACCCTTCAAATTCAAGCTGCAGCCTCCCCCCCTGGGCCGGCGCAACCGAGACAAGGTGCTGGCGccccctggggaaggggctgccccGGAGCCCCGGGTGCCGTGCATCAAGGTGGAGCCCATCTCGGAGGGGGagtcggaggaggaggaggaggtgacgGTGGAGGTGACGGACGTCAGCGAGGAAGACGAGGAGGTGTTCaaggctccccctgctcctcccgaGAAGTGTGAGGAGCCTTTGGCAGCCCCGGCCCCCCGCCAAGGTGAGGAGAGCAGCCAGTGCATCCCCCTTAAGCTGCGCTTCAAGCGGCGCTGGAGTGAGGACCAGCGGCTGGAggcaggcggggggggcagccctgAGGAGGCAGATGACAAGAAGgcgaagggggagggggcaggcacccTGGCCGGTGTGGGGCGGCGCGTCAGCACCGACCTGCCTCATGCCACGGCCCAGCTCTCGCTGGAGAACAGGGACTCGTAG